GGTGGCCATTTGCGGTTTGCCCCATCCTATCCCATCTCCGTGGACACCCACTCTGTTTGGGACGGGTTTTGTCCGCACAAACGGGGATGGTAATGCCCGAATGAGATGGTTCAGATATGGGTTATACCCGGAATTTGTTAAAAGGTCCCCATTCCGTATCCGTCTCGTACCTTTCATAAAAATATTTTAGATTTTTATAAAAGTATTTATATCATATTTTTATAGTATTTTTTAGCTTTTATTAAGGATTTATGAGCATAAGATATTCTCTATAGCTTAAATTTTTATAAATTTCTAATTGTTGACCATATTTTCAATCATGACCCGATGATGCTTTACTTTTGGTTGTATAGGGAAACTGGTTGAGTAATTAAAATGATGATGGGATGAATAACATGAATGAAGATACTTAGTAGTGAGGAATTAAAAAGTTGAAAGAGAGATAGTAATTTATGATACGATTATTCTCTTTGCCGTATATTCTACGATGAATTTATGGATTTAAAATTTTAGAATGCATTATTTGTAAATATAGATTATATTTTAAATTATTGTTACGAGTAACCCATAAAGAACCCGTCCATATGGGCATTTTTCATATCCACCAGCCCCAATTTTCTTGTATGATGCGGAGGGTATGGTATTATTTTTTACAAATAAAACAGTGACAGGGATTGGCATCCCCGCCCATTGACCATCCCTATTTATCACCAATGCTAGGTAGTTCTTTTACACATTTGTTAAAGTACGTGCAAATATTGTTTGCAGCTGATCCAAAGGAACTTCTACAACAAACAGTTggttttactttaaattatacaaGAGAAGACCCGTATGATCCTCGAGAATTATCTGAATTCCCTGATATAAGACTATGGTTTGTGAGACTTGATGCAACTTATCCCTGGTTACCAGCAGTGTTGGATTGGCGTGCTGGAGAGCTTGCACGATATGCAGCTATGGTAGTCCCTCACCAGGTAAataacatttgttgtttccttaACCTTACTCGAGTCAGAGGCAGATTGTAGAACAATTGTCTTAAACATCTGACTCAATGGCTACAAAGTCAGAATATAACGTGTAAATCACTGTTCTTAGTTGACATCCACCAATTTACAAGAATGACCTATTGCACCAGTGAGTAAGAGGACAAGATATCTCAGATAACATGCATTAAATTGGTgatcataatattttttttctttctcttgacAGATGAGCATGAGAATGGGAGTTGTGTTCAATCCCGAGGCATTAGAGTTATTCGTGATGAAAAAAGTATTCATTGTGTATTCATGGTTGAAGGAACAAAATGTTCCAAAACCGAAGTTAAAGACAGGCGACATGGCTAGGATGCTTGGGTTCAGAATTGGAGATGAATTATTCGATTTAATAGATGCACACAATGTTGATCGTTCATAACAGTCAGGAACTCGAAATTACCTGAAACAACAACT
This genomic stretch from Papaver somniferum cultivar HN1 chromosome 5, ASM357369v1, whole genome shotgun sequence harbors:
- the LOC113282707 gene encoding protein CHLORORESPIRATORY REDUCTION 6, chloroplastic-like, giving the protein MSLLAATTSSYPLLPKPNHPAASYTSWSSCKPISSNSVPSLPISYTCRRHNFMASVAFNPSGNFDLSLTDEDEEEKSQVTPPMPPTEGRFEIVVDTENIQRLDLSPLLRINGIKSLAEADPKELLQQTVGFTLNYTREDPYDPRELSEFPDIRLWFVRLDATYPWLPAVLDWRAGELARYAAMVVPHQMSMRMGVVFNPEALELFVMKKVFIVYSWLKEQNVPKPKLKTGDMARMLGFRIGDELFDLIDAHNVDRS